DNA from Streptomyces rishiriensis:
CCGCGCCGGGCTTCCTGGAGGATCTCGCCGGCCATCGGCGGCGGGGCGTCGATGCAGGACTTCCACACCGGCACGGCCGGACGCAGGGGTTCGGCGAACGGGTCGGGGCCCAGGGCCATGACCTCGACGCACCAGGTGCGGGCCTCGATGCGCAGGTCGCGCATCTGCCAGTACCAGACGAGGGACAGGGTCAGGCAGAGCGCCTCCTGCTCGTCACGTGCCGCGACGGCGCGGCCCAGCGCGGTGCGCAGGTTCTCGTATTCGAGCTGCAGGCGGTCGATGGCGTCCCGCTGCCCGGGGCCGCGCAGCAACGGCTCGGTGATGCGGGCGAGTTCGCGGTAGTACGTCAGATGCGCACGCTCGGCCGCTTCCCGCCGCCCCGACTCGTCCAGCCGCTCGCCCGCGTACTCGGCGACGGTCTCCAGGAGCCGGTAGCGCATGTCGCCCCGGGGGTCCGGAGCGGCGACGACGAGCGACTTGTCGACGAGCGAGGCAAGCAGGTCGAGGCAGGAACGGGAACCGACAGCACGATGCGCGTCACGTAGGCCGTGTCGCGCACCCAAGTCGTGACCCGCAGCACCGGAGTCGTGCGTGGCCGGGCGGCACACCGATTCGACGGCGGCGAGGTCGCAGCCGCGCGCGAAGACCGACAGGCGGGCCAGGACGTCGCGTTCGTCCTCGTCGAGCAGGTCCCAGGACCAGTCGACGACGGCCCGCAGGGTCTGCTGGCGGGGCAGGACGGTCCGGCTGCCGGAGGTCAGGAGCCGGAAGCGGTCGTCGAGCCGGTCGGCGATCTGGCGGGGTGTCAGCATCCGGAGCCGGGCTGCGGCCAGCTCGATGGCGAGGGGCAGGCCGTCGAGCCGACGGCAGATCTCCGCGCAGGCGGCGGCCGTTTCGTCGTCGGCGTCGGGCCGGAATCCGGGCCGGGCGGCCGCGCCCCGGTCGGCGAGCAGCCGCAGCGCCACCCGCTCCGGCAGCGGGTCCAGCGGGCGCACCACCTCCCCGGGCACACCGAGCGGCTCACGGCTGGTGGCCAGCACCGTCACCCCGGGGCAGCGCGCCAGCAGTTCCTCGACGAGCCGGGCGGCGGCCTCGACCACGTGCTCGCAGTTGTCGAGGACGATCAGCATGCGGCGCCGGGCGCAGTGCTCGACCAGACGCTCCACGGGTTCGTCGTGACGCTCGGCGGCGACCCGCATCTCCTCGGCGCCGGCGCCGTACAGCACGGTCTCGCGGGCTCCGACGGCGGTGAGGACGGCCTGCGGCACGGCGTCGGGGTCGGCGACGGGCGCGAGTTCGGCCAGCCAGACACCGTCGCGCGCGGTGTCCCGTACGGTCTCGGCGGTCTCCTGCGACAGCCGGGTCTTGCCCGCCCCGCCGGGCCCGAGCAGGGTGACGAGCCGGGCGCTCGCGAGATCCCCCCGGATGGCCGCGATGTCGTCCTCGCGGCCGACGAAGGAGGTGAGGCGGGCACGGAGGTTGCCGAGGGGCGGGGGCGGCAGGGCGGGGGAAGCCGGGGAGGGCGCGCGGTCCGGGCCGGCGGCTCCGGCGGCCGGGGACGGCTGCGCGGGGCCTCCCGGATCACCGGTGTCCAGCAACTCCCCGTACAAAGAGCGCAGTTCGGGGCCTGGGTCAGTGCCGAGGCGGTCCGCGAGGAGCAGACGGATCTCGTCGTAGGCGGCCAGCGCCTGAGCGGTGCGGCCCGCCTCGCGCAGGGCGCGCAGCCGCAGGGCCTGGAGCGGCTCGTCCAGGGGGTGGGCGTCGCACAGGGCGGTGAGTTCGGGCAGCGACCGCTCGGCCTGGCCGAGGGCGAGCGCGGCGGTGTGCCGGGCGCGCACCGCGTCGAGGCGGCGGGCCTCCCAGCGGGCCGCCTCGGCGGCACGGTCGGGCAGGTCGGCGAGGGCCGGGCCCTGCCACAGGGCGAGGGCGTCGTCGAGGACGACGGCCGCCTTGGCGGGGTCCTTGTCGGCGAGCGCCCGGATGCCGTCGGCGGTCAGCCGCTCGAAACGGTGCAGGTCGACGTCGTCCGGGGCGGCGGCCAACCGGTAACCGCCCTCGGCGGAGTCGATCGCGCCCGCCCCGAGGGCCCGGCGCAGCCGGCCGACCAGTGCCTGCAGCGCGCCCGGCGCGTCGGCGGGCGGGTCACCGGCCCACACCTCCTCCACCAGCAGCCCCGCGGGAACGCTCCGGCCGGCCCGCAACGCCAGCACGGCCAGCAGGGCGCGCAGCCGTGCTCCGCCGACGGCGACGGGGACGCCGTCCGGACGGAGTGCCTGGGTGGTGCCGAGGATGCGATAGCGCACGGGGTCCATTCTCTCCGGTGGGATCGAGCTCGGTCACGGGGTTCCGGCGGGGTGGCGCGAGCCGGCCGCCCGTCCTTTCCCCGCCCCAGGAACGGGAGTCGGCCGCGAGACGTTTTCCCGGTATGCCCGGGCCGGGTACGGTCGGGCAGTTCCACACACGCGTACGAGCCCAGGGGGCCCCATGACCACCGCCACCACCCGCAGCGCCGAGCGGAGGGTCAGTCCCGTCTTCCTCGGGATCCTCGCCGTGATGGCGGCCACCGGCTGGGCGACCTGGACGGGCTTCGCCGAGCAGCCGGGCGTGGCGGTGTTCCTGTTCGTGACGGCCGCCTGGATCGTGTCCCTGTGCCTGCACGAGTACGCACACGCGCGGACCGCCCTGCACAGCGGTGACATCTCGGTCGGCGCGAAGGGATATCTCACGCTCAACCCGCTGAAGTACACGCACGCCCTGCTCAGCGTGGTACTGCCGGTGCTGTTCGTGATCATGGGCGGGATCGGTCTGCCCGGTGGCGCCGTCTTCATCGAGCGCGCGCGGATCCGGGGGCGGTGGCGGCACAGTCTGATCTCGGCGGCCGGTCCGCTGACGAACGTCCTGTTCGCGGTGGTGTGCACGGCCCCGTTCTGGCTGGACGCGCTGGACGGGGTGCCGGCCGACTTCCGGTTCGCGCTCGCCTTCCTCGCCCTGCTCCAGGTCACGGCGGCGATCCTGAACTTCCTTCCGGTGCCCGGTCTGGACGGCTACGGGGTCGTCGAGCCCTGGCTGTCGTACGACGTCAAGCGGCAGGTGGAACCGTTCGCGCCGTT
Protein-coding regions in this window:
- a CDS encoding AfsR/SARP family transcriptional regulator, yielding MDPVRYRILGTTQALRPDGVPVAVGGARLRALLAVLALRAGRSVPAGLLVEEVWAGDPPADAPGALQALVGRLRRALGAGAIDSAEGGYRLAAAPDDVDLHRFERLTADGIRALADKDPAKAAVVLDDALALWQGPALADLPDRAAEAARWEARRLDAVRARHTAALALGQAERSLPELTALCDAHPLDEPLQALRLRALREAGRTAQALAAYDEIRLLLADRLGTDPGPELRSLYGELLDTGDPGGPAQPSPAAGAAGPDRAPSPASPALPPPPLGNLRARLTSFVGREDDIAAIRGDLASARLVTLLGPGGAGKTRLSQETAETVRDTARDGVWLAELAPVADPDAVPQAVLTAVGARETVLYGAGAEEMRVAAERHDEPVERLVEHCARRRMLIVLDNCEHVVEAAARLVEELLARCPGVTVLATSREPLGVPGEVVRPLDPLPERVALRLLADRGAAARPGFRPDADDETAAACAEICRRLDGLPLAIELAAARLRMLTPRQIADRLDDRFRLLTSGSRTVLPRQQTLRAVVDWSWDLLDEDERDVLARLSVFARGCDLAAVESVCRPATHDSGAAGHDLGARHGLRDAHRAVGSRSCLDLLASLVDKSLVVAAPDPRGDMRYRLLETVAEYAGERLDESGRREAAERAHLTYYRELARITEPLLRGPGQRDAIDRLQLEYENLRTALGRAVAARDEQEALCLTLSLVWYWQMRDLRIEARTWCVEVMALGPDPFAEPLRPAVPVWKSCIDAPPPMAGEILQEARRGVHLSHLACMDTEMEAWQTATSQAKLRLIAAAYEPGLPQTCRAPGLLWFFAVMMTGDATRIRAIIDANVDTCRRTPGYEWELASCLQMRANILANRADWAQSAFRDAAEALEIFQRLGDAWGTAEALSARAEAHERLGAYREAAADYEAAIEQAQRLGARSQSAVLAARLGSALLEAGDEEEGERVLREVIAGEERAVNEAMNIARLFLAGWLGATGRRAEAREQLRLLREEFDFGHFAVFDAFILGAEGWLDAVDGRSAQALTGIRSALGRAADPLSVAIAPQMRSFYLFIAATALAGVDGGSRAVDAARCLGAADTLLPPSHVPPRVEREARDLATARTREALGDAEFERAYAEGGGLSYEEATALV
- a CDS encoding site-2 protease family protein → MTTATTRSAERRVSPVFLGILAVMAATGWATWTGFAEQPGVAVFLFVTAAWIVSLCLHEYAHARTALHSGDISVGAKGYLTLNPLKYTHALLSVVLPVLFVIMGGIGLPGGAVFIERARIRGRWRHSLISAAGPLTNVLFAVVCTAPFWLDALDGVPADFRFALAFLALLQVTAAILNFLPVPGLDGYGVVEPWLSYDVKRQVEPFAPFGLLFVFALLWVPAVNGVFFDMVDAVLRGLGIGDVETYCGQSLYRFWKDADEFCAVSR